In the genome of Phyllobacterium zundukense, one region contains:
- a CDS encoding bile acid:sodium symporter family protein has translation MSRFLPDTFTLLLVSTVVFASFLPIDGIPADYFALATKFAIGLLFFLHGARLSRDVVVAGLLHWRLHIVILAATFVLFPLLGLTTSVLVPEFLSPSLYTGIIFLCVLPSTVQSSIAFTSIAGGNVPAAICAASASNIFGMFLTPLLAGVLLTASGHAGFSLDALRSIFLQLLAPFVLGQILQPWIGNFIRSKNKILMPVDRGSILMVVYGAFSASVNEGLWQTTSLHDLGILLAIDIAILAIVLAVTRFGSRLLGFSRPDEIAITFCGSKKSLASGVPIANVLFAGQAIGSIILPIMLFHQIQLIVCAVIARHYASANVRKKAAVVL, from the coding sequence ATGTCACGTTTTCTGCCGGATACCTTCACCCTGCTGCTTGTGTCGACGGTGGTTTTCGCTTCATTCCTACCGATCGACGGCATCCCGGCAGACTACTTTGCGTTGGCAACAAAGTTTGCGATTGGTCTTCTCTTCTTCCTGCATGGCGCAAGGCTATCGCGCGACGTCGTCGTGGCAGGTCTTCTTCACTGGCGATTGCATATCGTCATTTTGGCCGCCACATTCGTCCTGTTCCCATTATTGGGGTTGACCACAAGCGTTCTTGTTCCCGAGTTTTTGTCGCCTTCCCTGTACACCGGGATAATCTTTCTTTGCGTCCTGCCCTCCACCGTGCAGTCCTCCATTGCCTTTACATCGATAGCAGGCGGCAACGTTCCGGCCGCAATCTGCGCTGCCTCGGCGTCGAACATTTTTGGAATGTTCCTTACCCCATTGCTGGCTGGCGTTCTGCTCACGGCCAGCGGACATGCCGGTTTCTCTCTCGACGCACTGCGGTCTATCTTTCTGCAGTTGCTTGCGCCGTTCGTCCTGGGCCAGATCCTGCAGCCGTGGATCGGTAATTTCATCAGAAGCAAGAACAAAATTCTCATGCCTGTCGACCGGGGATCAATTCTTATGGTCGTGTATGGAGCGTTCAGCGCGTCCGTAAATGAAGGATTGTGGCAGACGACGTCCTTGCATGATTTGGGCATTCTGCTGGCGATCGATATCGCGATTCTAGCGATCGTGCTCGCGGTCACGAGGTTTGGCAGCCGTTTGCTCGGCTTCTCCAGGCCCGACGAGATCGCAATCACATTTTGCGGATCGAAGAAAAGTCTTGCAAGCGGCGTTCCCATCGCCAATGTGCTGTTTGCCGGGCAGGCCATCGGCAGCATCATCCTGCCAATAATGCTTTTCCATCAGATACAACTGATCGTTTGCGCTGTTATCGCCCGCCATTATGCCAGTGCAAACGTTCGGAAAAAAGCAGCCGTGGTGTTGTGA
- a CDS encoding 2-dehydropantoate 2-reductase translates to MKICIYGAGAIGGYMAVMLKRGGADVSIVARGAHLDAIRQNGLKLLVDGTEIIERMPATSKASELGVQDYVIVTLKAHQAWQVAEDMTPLLGKDTAVVTAQNGLPWWYFHGLHPSVADLRLQSVDPDNRQWDAIGPERVIGATVYPATEIIGPGVIKHIYGNQFGLGEPDCSNSERVKRLAAVMEAGGLKTRFYDDIRNDIWVKLWGNLCFNPISALTGATLDIVATDPGTRTLARNMMLEAQAIGEKFGATFRVDVERRIDGAAGVGAHRTSMLQDVDKGRAIELDALLTSVQEMGRLCDVDTPFIDSVLALAQQMGRVRGLYPTFPEVAAVTARPAMAS, encoded by the coding sequence ATGAAGATCTGCATTTACGGCGCCGGCGCGATCGGTGGTTACATGGCAGTGATGCTCAAGCGCGGCGGCGCTGACGTTTCCATCGTTGCCAGAGGTGCGCATCTCGACGCGATCCGGCAGAACGGTTTGAAGCTCCTGGTGGACGGTACGGAAATCATCGAGCGCATGCCGGCTACCAGCAAGGCAAGTGAACTCGGTGTCCAGGATTATGTGATCGTCACGCTGAAAGCCCATCAGGCGTGGCAGGTTGCCGAGGACATGACGCCGCTTCTGGGTAAGGACACTGCAGTGGTGACGGCCCAGAACGGACTTCCCTGGTGGTATTTTCATGGCCTCCATCCGAGCGTGGCCGATCTCAGGCTGCAGAGCGTCGACCCGGATAACCGCCAGTGGGATGCGATTGGACCTGAGCGCGTCATCGGCGCCACGGTCTATCCCGCAACGGAAATCATTGGTCCCGGCGTCATCAAGCACATTTACGGCAATCAGTTTGGCCTCGGCGAACCGGATTGCAGCAACAGCGAACGGGTCAAGCGTTTGGCGGCTGTGATGGAGGCTGGCGGCTTGAAGACACGTTTCTATGACGACATTCGCAATGACATCTGGGTCAAGCTCTGGGGCAATCTTTGCTTCAATCCGATTTCTGCGTTGACGGGCGCAACGCTCGACATCGTCGCCACCGACCCGGGTACGCGGACCCTCGCGCGAAATATGATGCTCGAGGCCCAGGCAATCGGCGAAAAGTTCGGCGCGACCTTCCGGGTCGATGTCGAGCGCCGCATCGACGGCGCTGCGGGCGTTGGCGCGCACCGCACGTCCATGCTGCAGGATGTCGACAAGGGCCGCGCTATCGAACTCGACGCACTTTTGACATCCGTGCAAGAAATGGGCCGGCTTTGCGACGTGGATACGCCCTTTATCGACAGCGTGCTTGCGCTTGCCCAGCAGATGGGGCGTGTGAGGGGACTCTATCCCACCTTCCCCGAAGTGGCTGCCGTGACGGCCAGACCTGCAATGGCATCCTGA